In Phenylobacterium zucineum HLK1, one DNA window encodes the following:
- a CDS encoding flavodoxin family protein: MKALVLNCTLKPSPKTSNTEALARVVMAEWARDGVESEIVRLVDLDIRPGVESDMGDGDEWPKVREKIAACDILLMATPTWMGQMSSVCQRALERMDAFFSETDEAGRSIAMGKVAGVVVTGNEDGAHHIVATVCQPLIDLGFTIPGQSWTYWHLGPGPGPDYTDTDEAHAYSDRLARNAARNLAFAARALEGLRFPPQETG, from the coding sequence ATGAAGGCGCTCGTGCTCAACTGCACCCTGAAACCCTCGCCCAAGACCTCCAACACCGAGGCCCTGGCCCGGGTGGTGATGGCCGAATGGGCCAGGGACGGCGTCGAGAGCGAGATCGTCCGGCTGGTCGACCTCGACATCCGGCCCGGCGTCGAGAGCGATATGGGCGACGGCGACGAATGGCCGAAGGTGCGGGAGAAGATCGCGGCCTGCGACATCCTCCTGATGGCGACGCCCACCTGGATGGGCCAGATGTCCAGCGTCTGCCAGCGGGCGCTGGAGCGGATGGACGCGTTCTTCAGCGAGACCGACGAGGCCGGCCGCTCGATCGCCATGGGCAAGGTCGCGGGCGTGGTGGTCACCGGCAACGAGGACGGCGCCCACCACATCGTGGCCACCGTCTGCCAGCCGCTGATCGACCTGGGCTTCACGATCCCCGGCCAGTCGTGGACCTACTGGCACCTGGGGCCGGGGCCCGGCCCCGACTACACCGACACGGACGAGGCGCACGCCTACTCGGACCGCCTCGCCCGCAACGCCGCCCGCAACCTGGCGTTCGCCGCCCGCGCCCTGGAGGGCCTGCGCTTCCCGCCCCAGGAGACCGGCTGA
- a CDS encoding efflux RND transporter periplasmic adaptor subunit, giving the protein MRRLKPQYVFILVVIGLFTLYFVAGALFRGGGEDRNAAQAKAVADAEAPPSVQVRVTPETVRQVDVVLRGRTEAARAVVVRSETAGVVAETPAREGSFVRKGQVLCRLAVDARQATLDQARANLRSRQLQLQAARQLAEKGYRSQTQVLETQAALDAAQAQVRQTEIALSQVNIRAPFAGVFDRRDAEIGTYLAPGQPCGTMIELNPLLVVGHVPETDATRLRVGAPATARLVDGRALSGRVRYVGQDADPQTRTYPLEVAVQNPAMDVRSGLSAELRIGAGSGAAHLVPVSALVLDADGRQGVRYVLADNRVAFAPVRVLEQTAEGMWVQGLSGNVRVITVGQSFVADGQKVRVAQAR; this is encoded by the coding sequence TTGCGACGTCTCAAGCCGCAGTACGTCTTCATCCTGGTGGTGATCGGGCTGTTCACCCTCTACTTCGTCGCGGGCGCGCTGTTCCGCGGCGGCGGCGAGGACCGCAACGCCGCCCAGGCCAAGGCCGTGGCCGACGCCGAAGCTCCGCCCAGCGTTCAGGTGCGCGTGACGCCCGAGACCGTCCGTCAGGTGGACGTGGTCCTGCGCGGCCGGACCGAGGCCGCGCGCGCCGTCGTGGTGCGGTCCGAGACGGCCGGGGTCGTCGCCGAGACGCCGGCGCGCGAAGGAAGCTTCGTGCGCAAGGGTCAGGTGCTGTGCCGCCTGGCCGTCGACGCCCGCCAGGCGACGCTGGATCAGGCCAGGGCCAACCTCCGCTCGCGCCAGCTCCAGCTCCAGGCCGCCCGGCAGCTCGCCGAGAAGGGCTACCGCTCGCAGACCCAGGTGCTGGAGACCCAGGCGGCGCTCGACGCGGCCCAGGCGCAGGTGCGCCAGACCGAGATCGCGCTGTCGCAGGTGAACATCCGCGCTCCGTTCGCCGGCGTCTTCGACCGCCGCGACGCCGAGATCGGGACCTACCTCGCTCCCGGCCAGCCGTGCGGGACCATGATCGAACTGAACCCGCTGCTGGTGGTGGGCCACGTGCCCGAGACGGACGCCACCCGGCTGCGCGTCGGCGCGCCGGCGACCGCCCGGCTGGTGGACGGGCGCGCCCTGAGCGGCCGGGTGCGCTACGTCGGCCAGGACGCCGATCCCCAGACCCGCACCTACCCGCTGGAAGTCGCCGTGCAGAACCCCGCCATGGACGTCCGCTCGGGCCTGTCGGCCGAGCTCCGGATAGGCGCGGGCTCCGGCGCGGCCCACCTCGTGCCCGTCTCGGCCCTGGTGCTCGACGCCGACGGCCGCCAGGGCGTGCGCTACGTCCTGGCCGACAATCGCGTGGCCTTCGCCCCGGTGCGGGTCCTCGAGCAGACCGCCGAGGGCATGTGGGTGCAGGGCCTGTCCGGAAACGTCCGGGTGATCACCGTGGGTCAGTCGTTCGTGGCCGACGGCCAGAAGGTTCGTGTCGCCCAGGCGCGCTAG
- a CDS encoding acyl-CoA dehydrogenase family protein: MDFDLPQDLVDYLAELDDFIEREIRPLEQQDDNIRFFDHRREYARTDWENQGLPRKEWEELLAEARRRADAAGHFRYAWPVEMGGKGGSQLAMAVIREHLAAKGLGLHNDLQNEHSIVGNNPFVLMFKSFATNEQYERYADALLSGKMRTAFGLTEPNHGSDATFMETRAVREPRDGKPGWRIDGAKMWTTGMHVATHCMVFARTSGKDGDATGITCFIVPTDNPGINVEEYLWTFNMPTDHPRVSISDCWVPEDSYWGEIDRGLGLGQSFVHQNRIRQAASSLGAAVFCIEESVKYARSRKPFGKALAENQAIQWPLVELSTQCEMLRLLIRKTAWQMDRMDHKQIEKEISDKVSMCNYWANRLVCEAADRAMQVHGGIGYSRHKPFEHIYRHHRRYRITEGSEEIQMRKVAAYLFGYLGPRRQMFKEIEAGTDYVQPIPARHG; this comes from the coding sequence CTCGAGCAGCAGGACGACAACATCCGCTTCTTCGACCACCGGCGCGAGTACGCCCGCACCGACTGGGAGAACCAGGGCCTGCCGCGCAAGGAGTGGGAGGAGCTGCTGGCCGAGGCGCGGCGCCGCGCCGACGCGGCCGGCCACTTCCGCTACGCCTGGCCCGTCGAGATGGGCGGCAAGGGCGGCAGCCAGCTGGCCATGGCGGTGATCCGCGAGCACCTGGCGGCCAAGGGCCTGGGCCTGCACAACGACCTGCAGAACGAGCACTCGATCGTCGGCAACAACCCGTTCGTGCTGATGTTCAAGAGCTTCGCCACGAACGAACAATACGAGCGCTACGCCGACGCCCTGCTGTCGGGGAAGATGCGCACCGCCTTCGGCCTCACCGAACCCAACCACGGCTCGGACGCCACATTCATGGAGACCCGCGCGGTCCGCGAGCCCCGCGACGGCAAGCCCGGCTGGCGCATCGACGGCGCGAAGATGTGGACGACCGGCATGCACGTGGCGACCCACTGCATGGTCTTCGCGCGCACCTCGGGCAAGGACGGCGACGCGACCGGCATCACCTGCTTCATCGTCCCGACCGACAATCCCGGGATCAACGTCGAGGAGTACCTCTGGACCTTCAACATGCCGACCGACCACCCGCGGGTGTCGATCAGCGACTGCTGGGTGCCGGAGGATTCCTACTGGGGCGAGATCGACCGGGGCCTGGGCCTGGGCCAGAGCTTCGTGCACCAGAACCGGATCCGGCAGGCCGCCTCCTCGCTCGGCGCGGCGGTGTTCTGCATCGAGGAGAGCGTGAAGTACGCGCGCAGCCGCAAGCCGTTCGGCAAGGCGCTGGCCGAGAACCAGGCGATCCAGTGGCCGCTGGTCGAGCTGTCCACCCAGTGCGAGATGCTGCGCCTGCTGATCCGCAAGACCGCCTGGCAGATGGACCGCATGGATCACAAGCAGATCGAGAAGGAGATCTCGGACAAGGTCTCGATGTGCAACTACTGGGCGAACCGGCTGGTCTGCGAGGCGGCCGACCGGGCCATGCAGGTGCATGGCGGCATCGGCTATTCGCGCCACAAGCCCTTCGAGCACATCTACCGCCACCACCGGCGCTACCGGATCACCGAGGGCTCGGAGGAGATCCAGATGCGCAAGGTCGCCGCCTACCTGTTCGGCTACCTCGGCCCCCGGCGGCAGATGTTCAAGGAGATCGAGGCGGGCACGGACTACGTCCAGCCCATCCCCGCCCGGCACGGCTAG
- a CDS encoding GreA/GreB family elongation factor yields MSSAFVRELDELPPESPPERVVSQHPNYVTSRGLKLIERALADLDQRIAGCEDEAQMAWLRRDQRYWAARRANAQVVESPADPDEVAFGTRVTFRKDGGAPETVELVGEDEAEPAQGRLSWVAPLARAMIGAMPGETVELETRTPAIRLEILAVEPIRLLN; encoded by the coding sequence ATGAGCAGCGCCTTCGTGCGCGAGCTGGACGAACTGCCGCCGGAGAGCCCTCCGGAGCGGGTCGTCAGCCAGCACCCCAACTATGTCACCTCCCGCGGGCTGAAGCTGATCGAGCGCGCCCTCGCCGACCTGGACCAGCGAATCGCCGGCTGCGAGGACGAGGCGCAGATGGCCTGGCTGCGCCGCGACCAGCGCTACTGGGCGGCGCGTCGGGCCAACGCCCAGGTGGTCGAATCGCCCGCCGATCCCGACGAGGTCGCGTTCGGCACGCGGGTGACCTTCCGCAAGGACGGCGGCGCGCCCGAGACCGTCGAACTGGTCGGCGAGGATGAGGCCGAGCCCGCGCAGGGCCGGCTGAGCTGGGTCGCGCCCCTGGCCCGCGCCATGATCGGCGCCATGCCGGGCGAGACGGTGGAGCTGGAGACCCGGACCCCGGCGATTCGGCTCGAGATCCTGGCGGTGGAACCGATCCGCCTGCTCAACTGA
- a CDS encoding Mur ligase domain-containing protein encodes MRIHFTGIAGAGMSAAALMMREAGHQVSGSDQDVFPPMSTYVEGLGFPFFRAFDPANLPRDLDVLVLGASAKLGGDDNPEVAEARRRGVRVTTFPELVGEATAGKLNTVVAGSFGKSTCTALLAHVLREAGCDAGWMIGAISPSLPDTGHWGAAPQVVLEGDEYIVGPSDHRSKFVLYHPRDVLLTSLVHDHVNVFPTFADYEAPFRELLRLLPADGLLVARDHPAIRAVAGEAACRIVWYDVGPCEGWCAEDVAFGDVTRFTLRSPGGGRLKLATTLLGAHNIENIVGVAAYVLERGLATEAQLARAVESFQGIRRRLDRLTAASRIPLVEGFGSSYEKARSAIEAMRLHYPARPLTVVFEPHTFSWRNREALPWYDTVFEGAARVLVVPPPSHGAASHQQSSFEEILARIERAGVPAAGVRTAEEATAALGGLAGDEVVLLLSSGPLLGLPDSLPPVFDQLYAEPAAA; translated from the coding sequence ATGCGCATCCATTTCACCGGCATCGCCGGCGCCGGCATGAGCGCCGCGGCCCTGATGATGCGCGAGGCCGGCCACCAGGTCTCGGGCTCGGACCAGGACGTCTTCCCGCCCATGTCCACCTACGTGGAGGGGCTGGGCTTTCCCTTCTTCCGCGCCTTCGATCCGGCCAACCTGCCGCGGGATTTGGACGTGCTGGTGCTGGGCGCCTCGGCCAAGCTGGGCGGCGACGACAATCCCGAGGTCGCCGAGGCGCGGCGGCGCGGCGTGCGCGTGACCACCTTCCCCGAGCTGGTGGGGGAGGCGACCGCCGGCAAGCTGAACACCGTCGTCGCCGGCTCGTTCGGCAAGTCCACCTGCACGGCGCTCCTGGCCCACGTGCTGCGCGAGGCGGGCTGCGACGCCGGCTGGATGATCGGGGCGATCTCGCCCTCGCTTCCGGACACCGGCCACTGGGGCGCCGCTCCACAGGTCGTGCTGGAGGGCGACGAGTACATCGTCGGGCCGTCCGACCACCGCTCGAAGTTCGTGCTCTACCACCCGCGCGACGTGCTGCTGACCTCGCTGGTCCACGACCACGTCAACGTCTTCCCGACGTTCGCCGACTACGAGGCGCCGTTCCGCGAGCTGCTGCGGCTGCTGCCGGCCGACGGGCTCCTCGTGGCGCGCGACCATCCGGCGATCCGCGCCGTCGCGGGCGAGGCCGCCTGCCGCATCGTCTGGTACGACGTCGGCCCCTGCGAGGGCTGGTGCGCCGAGGACGTGGCGTTCGGCGACGTCACGCGCTTCACGCTGCGATCCCCGGGCGGCGGCCGGCTGAAGCTCGCCACGACCCTGCTGGGCGCGCACAACATCGAGAACATCGTCGGCGTGGCGGCCTATGTGCTGGAGCGCGGCCTAGCGACCGAGGCCCAGCTCGCCCGCGCCGTCGAGAGCTTCCAGGGCATCCGCCGCCGGCTCGACCGCCTGACCGCGGCCTCGCGCATCCCGCTCGTGGAGGGCTTCGGCTCGTCCTACGAGAAGGCCCGCTCGGCCATCGAGGCGATGCGGCTGCACTATCCCGCGCGGCCCCTGACGGTGGTGTTCGAGCCGCACACCTTCTCGTGGCGCAACCGCGAGGCGCTGCCCTGGTACGACACGGTGTTCGAGGGGGCGGCCAGGGTGCTGGTCGTCCCGCCGCCCAGCCACGGGGCGGCCAGCCACCAGCAGTCCAGCTTCGAGGAGATCCTCGCGCGGATCGAGCGGGCCGGCGTGCCGGCGGCCGGCGTGCGCACGGCCGAGGAGGCCACCGCCGCCCTCGGCGGGCTCGCCGGCGACGAGGTCGTGCTGCTGCTCTCCTCGGGCCCGCTCCTGGGCCTGCCCGACAGCCTGCCGCCGGTCTTCGACCAGCTCTATGCCGAGCCCGCCGCGGCCTGA
- a CDS encoding VOC family protein, whose protein sequence is MRYLHTMVRVTDLDESLAFYVGKLGLKELYRSEHEAGRFTLVFLCAPGDEAAAAERKAPLVELTYNWDPENYEGGRNFGHLAYQVDDIYAACQRLKDGGVVINRPPRDGRMAFVRSPDNISIELLQKGDPLPPAEPWASMPNVGTW, encoded by the coding sequence GTGCGCTACCTCCACACCATGGTCCGGGTGACGGACCTCGACGAGTCGCTGGCCTTCTACGTCGGCAAGCTGGGCTTGAAGGAGCTGTACCGCAGCGAGCACGAGGCCGGCCGTTTCACCCTGGTGTTCCTCTGCGCGCCGGGCGACGAGGCGGCGGCCGCCGAGCGCAAGGCGCCGCTGGTCGAGCTGACCTACAACTGGGATCCCGAGAACTACGAGGGCGGCCGCAACTTCGGCCACCTGGCCTATCAGGTGGACGACATCTACGCCGCCTGTCAGCGGCTGAAGGACGGCGGGGTGGTGATCAACCGGCCGCCGCGCGACGGCCGGATGGCCTTCGTCCGCTCGCCCGACAACATCTCGATCGAACTGCTGCAGAAGGGCGATCCCCTGCCGCCGGCGGAGCCCTGGGCCTCGATGCCGAACGTGGGGACCTGGTAG